One window of Anaerobaca lacustris genomic DNA carries:
- a CDS encoding type II secretion system protein has protein sequence MRRDRGFTLIELLVVIAIIALLMSILMPALARVREQARMIGCMANLRQWGLVSTMYAEANDGKLWSGIGANAWWWVYQLPESQRDWKQNKTWFCPTATKPIIDEYGVGAPTLNIFNAWGIFRDPFEGYEAGPNGVAGSYGLNGFLMGRTLDASSSQSFWGTLTAVRNANHVPLFVDALRFDLWPQATTAPAQFEFEAWTNQDMARCCINRHGGFVGCVFADGSVRKVGLKELWTLKWSKTFDTRGPWTRAGGVAASDWPDWMRRFQDH, from the coding sequence ATGCGAAGAGATCGAGGGTTCACGCTGATCGAGCTGCTGGTGGTGATCGCTATCATCGCCTTGCTCATGTCGATCCTGATGCCGGCATTGGCGCGGGTGCGGGAGCAGGCGCGGATGATCGGGTGCATGGCCAATCTGCGGCAATGGGGGCTGGTCAGCACGATGTACGCCGAAGCCAACGACGGCAAGCTCTGGAGCGGCATCGGCGCCAATGCATGGTGGTGGGTCTATCAGCTACCCGAATCGCAGCGGGACTGGAAGCAAAACAAGACATGGTTCTGCCCGACCGCGACCAAGCCGATTATCGACGAGTACGGCGTGGGGGCGCCGACGCTGAACATCTTCAACGCGTGGGGGATCTTCCGCGATCCCTTCGAAGGGTACGAAGCCGGCCCGAACGGGGTGGCTGGCAGCTACGGCTTGAACGGCTTTCTGATGGGCCGGACCCTCGATGCAAGCAGCAGCCAGAGCTTCTGGGGCACGCTCACCGCCGTCCGGAATGCGAACCACGTCCCGCTATTTGTCGATGCGTTGCGGTTCGACCTGTGGCCTCAGGCTACGACGGCTCCGGCCCAGTTCGAGTTCGAGGCGTGGACGAATCAGGACATGGCCCGCTGCTGCATCAATCGCCACGGTGGCTTCGTCGGCTGCGTCTTCGCCGACGGCTCCGTGCGGAAGGTGGGGCTCAAAGAGCTGTGGACGCTCAAGTGGAGCAAGACCTTCGACACGCGGGGACCCTGGACCCGGGCCGGTGGCGTCGCTGCGAGCGACTGGCCGGATTGGATGAGAAGATTCCAGGACCACTGA